Part of the Amycolatopsis sp. 195334CR genome is shown below.
CCGCGATGACCGTGGTGTTCCTGTCCTTCTTCGGCACCGAGATGGTCACCGTCGCGGCCGGCGAGGCGCAGCACCCGGAGGACGCCGTGCGCAAGAGCATGCGCAGCGTGGTCTGGCGGATCCTGGTCTTCTACATCGGGTCGATCATCGTGGTGGTGACGTTGCTGCCGTGGAACTCCGCCGAGGTCACCGCCAGCCCGTACGCCGCGGTGCTCGGCGGGCTCGGCTTCCCCGCGGTCAGCGTGATCATGGACCTGATCGTGCTGACCGCGGTGCTGTCCTGCCTGAACTCCGGGGTCTACGCCTCCTCGCGCATGCTCTACTCGATGGCGGGCCGCCGGGAGGCACCGCGGCTGTTCGGCCGGACGAACCGGCGCGGGGTGCCGGCGGGCGCGGTGCTCGCGTCCTCGTCGATGGGGTTCGCCACCGTGGTGGCCAACTACTTCCTGCCGACCGAAACGGTGTTCAACTTCCTCATCGACTCCTCCGGCGCGGTGGCGCTGATCGTCTACCTGTGGATCACCGCCACCCAGCTCCGCGGCAGGCTGCGGGTCCGGCGCGAAGGCCGGGAGGACGAGCTGCCGCTGCGGATGTGGGCCTTCCCGGTGCTGTCGCTGCTGGTCGTGGTGGTGCTCGCGGCGGTGGTGGTGGCGATGCTGGTGAACGAGTCCAGCCGCACCTCGATGCTGCTGACCCTGCTGGTCACCGCGATCGCCGTGGTGGCGGGGCTGGTGCAGCAGGCGCAGCTCAGGTCCGCCGCCGCGGTGGGCCGAGCAGCCGGGTGAGCGAGCCGGGCGGCACCTCCAGCACCTCCTCCAGCGCGGTCAGCGCGGCCAGCGACTCGGGTCGTTCCGGACGGCAGCGGCCCGACTGCCAGTAGCTCAGCGTGGCCAGGCTGACCGGCACGCCGCGTTCGAGCAGGCGGTACCGGGTGCGTTCCAGGCCGAGGCCCCGCGCCCGGATGGCCGCCCGCAGCGCGGCGGCGAACGGGCCCGTCTCCAGCAGGACCCGCACCTCGCCGCGGTCGGTTCGAACGGTCATCGCGACTCCGCTCCTGACCCCCGGGTCCAGCAGCGTATTCCGGGCGGCGGCTTGATCGGAAGCTTCGCCACCGAAGCGCAACAATGCCCGCCGGGGGCCGATATTCCCCAACCCCGGGGCTTGTCCACTATGGACTGTCAGCGGGCGCGCACGGCCACGCTCAGCGCCTGCGCGATCTCCTTGCCCAGCGCGTGCGTGGCGCAGTCCGGCGGGGAACCCACCTTGACCACGATCGGGCCGCCGAACGGCTGGCGCTCGACCACCTCGATGCGCTCGCCGAGGTTGATCGCGTGCTCGGTGAGGTAGCGCAGCAGATCCGGGTCGGTGTCCCAGACGCGGACGATCTCGCCGACCACGCCGGGCTGCAGTTCGTCCAGGATGGCCGTCTGGAGTTCCTCGATGCTGCCGTCGGCGGCCGGGATCGGGTCGCCGTGCGGGTCGCGGACGGGGTTGCCGAGCTTCGCCGCGATCCGCTCGACCAGGCGGTCGGACACGGCGTGCTCCAGCGCGTCCGCCTCGGCGTGCACCTCGTCCCAGGTGTAACCCAGTTCCGAGACCAGGTACGTCTCGATGAGCCGGTGCCGCCGCAGGACCGCGCGGGCCAGCAGCCGTCCCTCGGCGGTCAGCTCGATGCCGCGGTAGGGCACGTGCGCGACCAGGCCCTGCTGCGACAGCTTGGTGACCATGCCCGACACCGAGGACGGGCTCACCTCCAGCCGTCCGGCCAGCGAGGTGTTCGTCACCGCCTCGCCGCGCTCCACCAGCCCGTAGATCGCCCGGACGTAGTCCTCGATGGACGACGATCGGCGAGTGGTGCTGTCAGACATGCCCCACAGCCTACGTGTCGGAGGGCGCGCGAACGGGGCAGGTGGATGGCCGTCGTGATCGAGGTGGTTCCTGGCGGTGCCGCGCCGGCATCGCCGTACTGGACCGTACTTCGATGACGGCGCGGTGCCGCCAGGGACCGCCTCGGCGCGACGGGCGCCGCCATGCCCTGTTCGCGTGCCCTCACGCGCCGGGGCGCCAGCGGTAGCGGATCCACCCCGGGACCGGTTCGGCGCCGAGTTGGCCGTAGAAGGCCTCGGCCTTGGTGTTCCCCGACTGCATGTCCCATTCCACCCGGCCGGGCGTGCGCCGGGCCAGTTCGTCGAGCAGCTCGCGGCCGAGGCCGTGGCGCCGGTGCTCGGGCCGGATGAACAGGTCGTCCAGCCAGATGCCCGGCCGCGCCTCCCAGGTGGAGAAGTTCCACGAGCAGAAGGCGAACCCGGCAACCGCCGTCGAGTCCGGCGGCGTGGCGATCAGCACCCAGGCCTTCGGCGACGGCCCGAAGAGGAACCCGCCCAGTTCGGCGCGGTCCAGCTTCAGGTCGTTCTTGCCTTCGTAGACCGCGTGCTCCTCGATCAGCGCGCAGATCTCCTCGATGTCGCCGGCGACCGCGTCGCGTACGGGCATCAGTCCTCCTCGTAGACGATCTCACCCGCGACCGCGGTCGCGAGCACCCTGGCTTCCGGCAGGCTCTCGGCCGCCAGCGGATCTTCCGACAACACCACGAAGTCGGCGAGCTTGCCCGGTGAAAGCGTGCCCAGGTCGTGTTCCCGGAAGGCGGCGTAGGCCGAACCGTGGGTGTACGCGCGCAGCGCCTGCTCCGGGGTCAGCCGTTCCTCCGGCCCGAGCTCGTGCCCACCGGCCGTCCGCCGCTGGACCATGTCGTTCAGTCCCAGCAGCGGCGCGCCGTCCACCACCGGCCGGTCCGAGCTGGCGGGCAGCACGCACCCCGCGTCGAGCACGCTGCGCAGCCGGTAGCACCAGCCTTCGCGCTCGGGGCCGAGCGCCGCGCGCATGCCGTCACCGATCTCGTTGACGAACCGCCCCTGCGGCGACGGGATCAGCCCGAGCCCGGCGAGCTTCGCCACCTCCTGGGGCCGCAGCACCCCGCAGTGCTCGATCCGGTGCCGGTGGTCGGCCCGCGGGTGGGCGGCGAGCGCGGCCTCGTACGCGTCGAGCACGGTGGTCACCGCACGATCGCCGATGGCGTGCGTGGCGATCTGCCAGCCCGCCCGGTGCGCCCGCAGGATGGTCTCGGCCAGTTCGTCCTCGGGGACCTGGAAGTACCCGCGGTTGCCGGGGTCGTTGGCGAAGTCGTCGTGCATCGCGGCGGTCCGGCCGATCAGCGAGCCGTCAGCGAACAGCTTCATCGGCCCGATCCGCAGCCACTCGTCACCGAGGCCGCTGCGAATGCCCAGGTCGATGCCGAAACCGACGTCGGCGAGGTCGTGCAGCACGCTGGAGGCCACCATCACCGTCGCGCGCACGCCGAGCAGGCCGCGGTCGCGCGCGAGCTGGTAGGCGGCGACCTCGGCGGGCGTCTCGCCGACCAGCCCGCCGCCGACCCCGGCCTCCTGCACGCTGGTGATGCCCTCCGCCAGGTACCGCTCGGACGCCCGGCCCAGGCCGCGGACCACGGTCTCCAGCGGGGTCGGGTAGGTCAGCGGGCGCAGCAGGAGCTGGGCCTGCTCGCGCAGCAGTCCGGTCGGCGAGCCCTCCTCGTCGGTGACCACGTCCCCGCCGACCGGCACCCGAGCCAGGTCCAGCTGGTCGAGCACCCGCGAGTTGACCACGGTCATGTGCCCGGAGGTGTGCTTCAACCGGACCAGGTGCTCCGGCGCGGCCCGGTCCAGGCCGTGCCGGGTCGGGTGGCCGCCGTCGAGCTTGTTCTGGTCGTACCCGCTGCCGATGATCCAGCTGCCCGGCGGCAGCTCGCGGGCGCGCGCGGCGACGGCGTCGTAGACCTCGGCCACGCTGCGGCACGCGCCGAGCGGCACGTCGTCCAGGCCCATGCCGAACCAGGCCATGTGGTTGTGCGCGTCGTGGAACCCGGGCACCACGAAACCACCGCCGAGGTCGACCCGGCGGCGCGTGGACAGCTCGCGCGCGTCGTCCCCGATGGCCACCACGCGGCCGTGCAGCACCGCGAGCGCGTCGGTGCGGGTCTCCCCCGTCCAGCCCCGTGCGTTCTCGTACACCGCGTCAACCTGCATGAATTCACCCTATCGATCGATCGATCGGGCGTCTAGGCTGGAGTCATGACCGGCACCGTGGAACTCACCGTCGAAGACACCGAAAAGGGCATCGCCGAAATCTGGCTGAACCGGCCGGACCGGCTGAACGCCGTCTCCGCCGAACTCGTCGAGGACCTGCTCGCCGCGCTGGACGCGGTCGCCGGTTCCGGGGCGCGGGCGGTGGTGCTCGCCGGCCGCGGGCGCGCCTTCTGCGCCGGGCACGACCTCAAGGAAGCCCCCCAGCCGGGTGACTCGCGTCCCCGGATCGAGCGACTGCAGGAGGTCACCCGCCGGTTGCGGAACCTGCCGCAGCCGGTGATCGCCGCGGTGCACGGGTACGCGGTCGGCGCGGGCGCCGAGTTCGCGCTCGGGTGCGACCTCATCCTGGCGTCGCAGGACGCCGTGTTCGCCTTCCCGGAGGTCGGCCTCGGGCTGAGCGTGACCGGCGCGGCCTCGCGCCTGCTGCCGCTGCTCGTCGGGCCGCTCAAGGCCAGGGAGCTGCTGCTGTTCGGCGAGAAGATCGACGGGCCGATGGCCAAGGGCATGGGCCTGGTCAACAAGCTGACCGGCAACGACGACCTGCACGAGACCGCCCGCGAATGGGCGGAGAAGCTGGCCGGCCGCCCGGCCGCGGCGGCCACGCTGGCCAAGCGCGCGATCGACCACGGCATCGACTCGGCGCTGGAAGCCACCCTCGAACTCGAGGTCGCGCACGCCCTGATCACCGAGACTTCACCCGACTTCGCCAAGTCCGCCGACGACTTCCGGAACCGCACATGAGCCCGCAGCGCCCACGCTCGGGGGACGACCCCCGGACCCCCGAAAAGCTGGTCGAGGTCGACGACCTGGTCGCACTGGTCACCCGCGCCGCCACGCAGTGGCCCGACAAGGAGGCCTGGCACTTCGACGCCACCGGCGAACGCCTCACCTTCGCCGACATCGACGCGCAGACCACCGAATTCGCCATCGCGCTCGCGGAACTCGGCGTCGAGCGGGGTGACCGCGTCGCGGTGATGCTGCGCAACCAGCCGGAGTTCCCGCTGCTCTGGCTCGCACTGGCCAAGCTCGGCGCGAGCCTGGTGCCGGTCAACACGAACTACCGCGAACTCGACGGCAAGCACGTGCTCGCGCATTCCGGCGCGAAGCTCGCGGTGGCCGCCGAGGAATTCGTGGAATTGTTGAACACGATCGCGCCGGACACCGCGGTGCGGCGGGTGCTCACCCCCGCCGAGCTGAGCAAAACCGGACCGGCCAGTGAATTCACCGCCTCCGGTGAGCAACCGGCCAACGTGCAGTACACCTCCGGCACCACCGGCGCGCCGAAGGGCTGCGTGCTCCCCCACCGGTACTGGACCACGCTGGCGAAGTCACTGGTGCTGCACGATCCCGAGGTCTACTCCGGGGACGTGCTGCTGACCGCGCAGCCGTTCCACTACATCGATCCACAGTGGAATGTCGCACTCGGCCTGGCGTCCGGCGCGAAACTGGTGGTGCTCGACCGGTTCCACCCGTCCACGTTCTGGGCCAAGGTGCGCGAGCACCGGGTCACCTGGTTCTACTGCCTCGGCCTGATGCCCACGCTGCTGCTGCGCCAGCCGGAAGCGCCGGAGGACCGCGAGCACCACGTCCGCGCGATCTTCGCTTCGGCGATCCCGCGTGACCTGCACGCCGATCTCGAAGCCCGCTGGGGCGTGCCGTGGTTCGAGGCGTTCGGCATGACCGAGACCGGCAGCGACATCCGGGTTTCCGCGGCCGACCACGACGAACTGGTCGGCACCGGCTGCATCGGCCGCCCGAACACCGCCCGTGAGGTGATGATCGCGGACGAGCACGGGAAGCCGTTGCCGCGCGGGGAAACCGGGGAACTGCTGATCCGCGGGATCGGCCTGATGCAGGGCTACCACGAGGATCCCGGCGCCACCGAGCGCGCCTTCCGCGGTGGCTGGTTCCACACCGGCGATCTCGCGCGGATGGACGCCGGGGGCCGGGTGTTCTACGTCGGCCGCACGAAGGACATGATCCGGCGCAGCGGCGAGAACATCTCCGCCGACGAGGTGGAACGCGCGCTCCTGCTGCACCCGGAGGTCCGGCTGGCCGCGGTGATCGCGGTACCGGACGAACTGCGCGGCGAGGAGATCAAGGCGTACGTGGTGCTCAGCGGCGAACGCGCGGTCGACCCCGATGAGCTGGCGAGCTTCTGCGGGGAAAAGCTGGCGTACTTCAAGGTCCCGCGGTTCTGGGTCTACGCCGACGCGCTGCCGCTCACCCCGTCCGAGCGGGTGGCCAAGGGTGAACTGCGCAAGGAGGACCCGCGCGCCGGGGCGTACGACAGAACGGAGTCGCGGTGGTTGCCGTGACGTCGGCGGACCGGGTCCGCCAGGCCGCCATCCGGTTGTTCGCGGAGAAGGGTTTCCACGGCACCGGCATCCGCGATCTGGCGCAGGCGGCGAACCTGTCTTCGGCGAGCCTCTACCACTACATGGGGACCAAGGAGGAACTGCTCGCCGGTCTCATGCGCGAATGTCTGGAAAGACTGCTCGAAGGGGCCGGAAAGGTGACCGAAGGCGTTGCCGATCCACGGGAACGGCTGGGCAGGCTGGTCGCGCTGCATGTGATGAGTCACGCACTGAGGCCCGACGAGACGCGTGTGGTGGACAACGAACTGCGCGCGCTCTCGCCCGCCGCGCAGGAGCCGGTGGTCCGCCTTCGCGACGCGTACGAGCAGCTCTGGGCCACCGCGATCGCCGACGGCGTGGCCGCCGGGGTGTTCTCCGCGGGTGAGCCGTCCATCACCCGCCTGGCGCTGCTGGAGATGTGCAACGGCGTTTCGCGGTGGTACTCCCCCCGCGGTCCGCTCACCCTCGAAGCGCTGGCCGCCGAATACGCCGGGCTGGCGATGCGGGCGCTCGAAAGTGCCGGAAAAGGGCCCGATCCGGATCTCCGATATTGCCGCGCGGTGGTCGCGGACGTGTGGAACACGCCAAATCCGCACGCGGCGCCTTGCCCAGACGCGATTACTGGGGGACGCTCGAAGGGTGACTGAGCACACGATCCAACTCGAACTGGACGAATCCGGTCTCGCTCCCGGTCTGCCGACCCCCGCGAACCCCCGTGATCAGGTACAGGATGTGCCGTATCGCCCGGTCGAATTCCGCGACGACGACCTACCCGCGGCGCTGGAACGCTGCGCGGCCTGGCTCCGCCAGGCGCAGGACTGGCTCGGTGAGCCGGTCGACGTGCTGGCCCTGCACCTGGACTACGACGAGCGGGAAGGCCGGCCGTACTACGACCTCAAGCTCCTCTGCAACGAGGAGGATCTGGCCGGCGTTCCCCTCGCCGTCCGCGCCCAGTCGAAGTAACCCGTTCAGGTCCCCGGCTTCACCAGGACGCGTGCCACCCTGCCCTCGGCCAGCGCGCCGAGGGCAGCTGGCACGCCGTCCAGGCCGATCTCCCCGCTGACCAGCGCCGGCAGGTCGAGGCGGCCCGCCCGCACGTGCTCGATGTAGGACGGCAGCTCCCGGTCGGGGTCCAGCGAGCCGTTCACGCAGGTCAGGATGCTGCGGGCGAAGTGGTACAGCTCCAGCGAGCTGAATTCGACCACCTCGGTCCGCCCGCCGATGCCGACCACGGTGAGCGTGCCGCCGCGCCGGGCGGTCTTCCAGCCCTCCTTGATCGTGGCGGCCAGCCCGACGCAGTCGAACACGTGGTCCGCGCCACGGCCGCCGGTCAGCGCCTTGACCTGCTTGCGCACGTCGGGCCCGGCGAGCAGGGTTTCGGTGGCGCCCATCGAGGCGGCCATTTCCAGCTTCTCCGGCACCCGGTCCACCGCGATGATCGGCTCCGCCCCGGCGATCCGCGCGCCTTGTACGGCGGCCAAGCCGACCCCGCCGAGGCCGACCACCACCACCGACTGACCACTGTGGACGTTCGCGGTGGACA
Proteins encoded:
- a CDS encoding zinc-binding dehydrogenase, with translation MRTRAVVVRAAGEPARVEEITLREPGPGEVLVRVAAASLCHSDLSVANETLAHNKPVVLGHETSGLIAGTGPGVDGFAEGDPVLLLWNPPCRDCWYCAQGEPYLCENIARHWSGSHGFDDDGGKVHPCLGVGGFAEYTVVPASACRRLPADIPLDLAALLGCAVTTGVGAVLSTANVHSGQSVVVVGLGGVGLAAVQGARIAGAEPIIAVDRVPEKLEMAASMGATETLLAGPDVRKQVKALTGGRGADHVFDCVGLAATIKEGWKTARRGGTLTVVGIGGRTEVVEFSSLELYHFARSILTCVNGSLDPDRELPSYIEHVRAGRLDLPALVSGEIGLDGVPAALGALAEGRVARVLVKPGT
- a CDS encoding enoyl-CoA hydratase/isomerase family protein, which codes for MTGTVELTVEDTEKGIAEIWLNRPDRLNAVSAELVEDLLAALDAVAGSGARAVVLAGRGRAFCAGHDLKEAPQPGDSRPRIERLQEVTRRLRNLPQPVIAAVHGYAVGAGAEFALGCDLILASQDAVFAFPEVGLGLSVTGAASRLLPLLVGPLKARELLLFGEKIDGPMAKGMGLVNKLTGNDDLHETAREWAEKLAGRPAAAATLAKRAIDHGIDSALEATLELEVAHALITETSPDFAKSADDFRNRT
- a CDS encoding GNAT family N-acetyltransferase, producing MPVRDAVAGDIEEICALIEEHAVYEGKNDLKLDRAELGGFLFGPSPKAWVLIATPPDSTAVAGFAFCSWNFSTWEARPGIWLDDLFIRPEHRRHGLGRELLDELARRTPGRVEWDMQSGNTKAEAFYGQLGAEPVPGWIRYRWRPGA
- a CDS encoding TetR/AcrR family transcriptional regulator is translated as MTSADRVRQAAIRLFAEKGFHGTGIRDLAQAANLSSASLYHYMGTKEELLAGLMRECLERLLEGAGKVTEGVADPRERLGRLVALHVMSHALRPDETRVVDNELRALSPAAQEPVVRLRDAYEQLWATAIADGVAAGVFSAGEPSITRLALLEMCNGVSRWYSPRGPLTLEALAAEYAGLAMRALESAGKGPDPDLRYCRAVVADVWNTPNPHAAPCPDAITGGRSKGD
- a CDS encoding ATP-dependent acyl-CoA ligase — translated: MSPQRPRSGDDPRTPEKLVEVDDLVALVTRAATQWPDKEAWHFDATGERLTFADIDAQTTEFAIALAELGVERGDRVAVMLRNQPEFPLLWLALAKLGASLVPVNTNYRELDGKHVLAHSGAKLAVAAEEFVELLNTIAPDTAVRRVLTPAELSKTGPASEFTASGEQPANVQYTSGTTGAPKGCVLPHRYWTTLAKSLVLHDPEVYSGDVLLTAQPFHYIDPQWNVALGLASGAKLVVLDRFHPSTFWAKVREHRVTWFYCLGLMPTLLLRQPEAPEDREHHVRAIFASAIPRDLHADLEARWGVPWFEAFGMTETGSDIRVSAADHDELVGTGCIGRPNTAREVMIADEHGKPLPRGETGELLIRGIGLMQGYHEDPGATERAFRGGWFHTGDLARMDAGGRVFYVGRTKDMIRRSGENISADEVERALLLHPEVRLAAVIAVPDELRGEEIKAYVVLSGERAVDPDELASFCGEKLAYFKVPRFWVYADALPLTPSERVAKGELRKEDPRAGAYDRTESRWLP
- a CDS encoding metal-dependent transcriptional regulator encodes the protein MSDSTTRRSSSIEDYVRAIYGLVERGEAVTNTSLAGRLEVSPSSVSGMVTKLSQQGLVAHVPYRGIELTAEGRLLARAVLRRHRLIETYLVSELGYTWDEVHAEADALEHAVSDRLVERIAAKLGNPVRDPHGDPIPAADGSIEELQTAILDELQPGVVGEIVRVWDTDPDLLRYLTEHAINLGERIEVVERQPFGGPIVVKVGSPPDCATHALGKEIAQALSVAVRAR
- a CDS encoding transcriptional regulator; this translates as MTVRTDRGEVRVLLETGPFAAALRAAIRARGLGLERTRYRLLERGVPVSLATLSYWQSGRCRPERPESLAALTALEEVLEVPPGSLTRLLGPPRRRT
- a CDS encoding amidohydrolase, producing MQVDAVYENARGWTGETRTDALAVLHGRVVAIGDDARELSTRRRVDLGGGFVVPGFHDAHNHMAWFGMGLDDVPLGACRSVAEVYDAVAARARELPPGSWIIGSGYDQNKLDGGHPTRHGLDRAAPEHLVRLKHTSGHMTVVNSRVLDQLDLARVPVGGDVVTDEEGSPTGLLREQAQLLLRPLTYPTPLETVVRGLGRASERYLAEGITSVQEAGVGGGLVGETPAEVAAYQLARDRGLLGVRATVMVASSVLHDLADVGFGIDLGIRSGLGDEWLRIGPMKLFADGSLIGRTAAMHDDFANDPGNRGYFQVPEDELAETILRAHRAGWQIATHAIGDRAVTTVLDAYEAALAAHPRADHRHRIEHCGVLRPQEVAKLAGLGLIPSPQGRFVNEIGDGMRAALGPEREGWCYRLRSVLDAGCVLPASSDRPVVDGAPLLGLNDMVQRRTAGGHELGPEERLTPEQALRAYTHGSAYAAFREHDLGTLSPGKLADFVVLSEDPLAAESLPEARVLATAVAGEIVYEED
- a CDS encoding amino acid permease, with protein sequence MSELNHALSTRQLSMIAIGGVIGAGLFVGSGKAIKTAGPGVLIAYVVAGAVVVLVMRMLAELAVASPDTGSFATYATRELGSWAGVTIGWLYAYQWCVIIGFEAITGAAITVKLVPALPSWLAALIFTTVLTAVNLISVRSFGRFEFWFAMIKVCAIALFIAIGVYAILGFFPGQPAPGLSNLTGQGGFLPNGWGAVLTAMTVVFLSFFGTEMVTVAAGEAQHPEDAVRKSMRSVVWRILVFYIGSIIVVVTLLPWNSAEVTASPYAAVLGGLGFPAVSVIMDLIVLTAVLSCLNSGVYASSRMLYSMAGRREAPRLFGRTNRRGVPAGAVLASSSMGFATVVANYFLPTETVFNFLIDSSGAVALIVYLWITATQLRGRLRVRREGREDELPLRMWAFPVLSLLVVVVLAAVVVAMLVNESSRTSMLLTLLVTAIAVVAGLVQQAQLRSAAAVGRAAG